In Halictus rubicundus isolate RS-2024b chromosome 1, iyHalRubi1_principal, whole genome shotgun sequence, the sequence ttttcatgaaaatggaaatttgcaTAAAGGCCCTTAATCTACTTATGGGTGTTACCGAATTTGATTTACCTGCTACGTGGTGGTACCAACAAGATGGTGCCACATGCCGCATTGCTGCTGAAGCTATCTTCAGCAGACTCGACGCCATTAGACTTTTTATTCCCACGTACCACGAACTGTAGCGCGAGGTAAACGTGTGACGACCTGATTTATGCGCCAGAGTTATCGAAAATTGGGTTCATCGTCGTGTTCACTCCACCAATCGCGGTGATTCGTTCGAACGATATTGTGTGTTCATGGTATAATGCCGATACTATTCGTTACACACTATTAATGTCAAGTTCTGTCGCTCTTACTGGGGCAGACCCTTTATTTGTTGCGCCAAATGATACTTCGCTTCGCAAAGTTTCTGTAATCTCGCTATCCCTTTCTCCCGGTTCTCGCTGTACTTCATCTCCCACGCGTCGAACAGCATATTATAATACCTCGGAACGTCGAAATACTGCAGGTACTCGTGGCTGTCGACAGTCGGAAAGATCTTTTCGAACTTGTCCAACTGCGTCAGCTCGTCCTCATACGCAATCAAATGTCTGACATCGTCCGGCGTGAGAATATCAATAATATCGTCGATGTAATCATCCCTGTTCCTCAAGTTCGCGTACATCGATTGCTTGGTTCGCTCGTGGTAGCTGAGGGTGACCCTGTGCAGCCTGAAGTCCTGGCACACGAAGTCCAACTGGTATTTCTGCGCGATCTTCTCCACGTCTTCCGGCGACAAGTTATTTGGCAGTTGATATCCGACTATGTTGAACACGTTCTTGATCAGCGGCCCCTTCACGGCCATGTCGAGCGGCGAGGAGGATTGCAACGACGGGGAGATGTTCACCTCGAGCAACCAGGGCGTCAGGTTCTCGTCTAGAAGAATGTCGAAGCCGAACAGCTCGTAGCAACAGTATCTCGAGGTGGTGTTGGTTCTCGTCAGGGTGGTGATCGGGGACTCAACAGCGATCATCGTCTTCACCACGATGTCTTTCATCGACTCCCACAGCTTCGCGACGTTCACGTGCTCCTTCTCGAGATAAGACCACAACGTTCGGAGCGTCCACTTGTGCCCCGAACAGGAGTCGACGCAGTCGTTGCTGGTGTAGGTGGCGCTGGTCTTATTGATACTGTAATTGGTCAAGTGCATGAACCGGTCGCTGAGGTAGTTTATGTCGTCGTTATACTTGACCGAGGCGAATCGCACCAGACCGTCCGGGTAGAGGTATATCCTCAACGGGTTGAAGCTCGTGACCAGCACGTAGAGGCGCAGGTCAAACTTCGCGCCGCTGATCAGCTTTGGCCTGGACAAATACTGTTGCACGACCACGGCGCGTTTCTTTGGTATCTGGGACCAACGGTGAACGACCTTGATCCCGGTCCCTCTGGCCGAGGCCGGAGGCTTCACGATCCACTTCTCCTTCTGGCTGCCGAGCTTCTTCCACACTTGCCGGAAACAGTAAAGATCCTGCGGCAAGACGAACGTCCTCGGTACGAAGCCGAACTCTCTGATCCCGTGTTTCATCATCATCCAGCTGAGGTTCCGCCATAGACGGTCCTTCCGGCCGATCTGGAACGTGCCCGGGAAATGGTTGATCTTCTGCGACTCCTTCAGCGTCTTGAAGCAGACGGACTTCATGTGCTTGCCCCACGTGCCGCACCATTTCTGCGACTTCTTGGTCAGTCGAAAACCTGAGTTCACCAATGTACGACGTACGATTAATGGGGTGATCGTGCTCAGATGCCACCTCAGGTGTCTCGTTACTTCGTACGGCGCTGTTGGTCCCTTGTAGTCGAACGACTGGAACACGATGTACGGCGGCACGTTCGGGAATAGGCTCCTCCTGAACGGGCTCTTGTCGCCGGTGGCAGCGGTCAGCTGGTCGATCGTTAGGTGGGCTCGGTCGATCTCGATGTATGGCAGTATGTCGTCCACTTCGTCCTCGTACTGTGCCTCGACCTCGCCGCCATCGATGCTATTGCCGATGCTCGCGATCTCGTGGTGGTTGTAGGCGATTACGTCCATACCGAACAATCTGTAACATCTACCGTAACATACGGGTCACTTTTAGTCGACCTTGACCCGTCAGGATTCGACGCGACGCACAGCGGTGCCGATCACCCTCGGCGCTAGCTcgacgaaattattttcaatattttctgtccCTAGATCTGTCCCTTATAAAAAGTTACTAATATATGTCTGTCTTTTGAATGTTttcctttataaaaattatgggaatgtgtctatccaaatttcttAACCCCTTGACGTATCTGTTACGCGtgaatgttatttctttttataagcgcataaaatccgccgtctagttGTCAAATATTGAAGCGTTCACGGAAATTTCGACGTACCatgaaaatcaaaattattCATCTTCTACGAAACGGTTAAATCAGTTCTAATCATTTTTGTGGCGTAGAGAAgcgtacggcaaggggttaatgctgATTTTTCTTCAGTTTTATTAATCCGTGCCGCTGTCACGGTCCAGTCAACCTAGAAATGTCACTTACGTTGCAGTGGCTgaagtatatatatacatatcgaTAATTATGCGACATGCGATTACTTCTCATTCAGACTTTTATTAACCCTCAAAGACGatcggttttttttttacaattttgaatAGAATTTTTTAGGGACGCCCAACTTTTTTTTTACACGAAAGAATGTCCCAAAATTCACGCCACAAGTAATTTTGATAGACAATACAagtttataattaaaaattgtaatattttttattgattCATAAAGCATACAGTGTAGGGTTGAAATTTTTACTTTGGTTTGGGTTTGTTGACATTTTTCGTGACCGTTTTGCATAAATGTGGCGGAATTTTGTTGATACAGCGCTCAATTTCCTCCTCCGAGGCGTGGGTGGTCGTTCTTCGGGGTTTTTTGCAGTCTAAGGTTTATGCCAACAAGCGCACGACCACCCACGCCTTGAAGAAGGAAATTGAGCGCTGTATCGACGAAATTCAGCCACACTTATGCAAAACGGTCAtggaaaatttcaagaaaagagtGCGTATGTGCCAGCAAAGCCTTGGAGGCCATTCACCCGATATCCTATTCCGTGCATAACCCTATACTATGTACTTTATGAACCaataaaaaatgtacaatttttaacatcttaagtactgtacgccactatagtggtttccatGGAAagtatcagtttgaacggtacgaagtCGCAGACGAGCGCGCCGTATGCAAGAGGCTAATTAATTCTTGCgtgaattttgggacaccctttataaTAGAGTGGATCCGAAAAGGTCTCGACGTTCAAACGGCAATGATTTCGTTCAAACGAACAGTACAGTAATCATcctggtctcattttaaagctccaGACTTCTACTTTTACCAACCGTCATTCATTTTTGTCTAAGAGTATTTCGCACGACGTGACAGGTGGGAATCTGAAGACATGTTATCTCTCGAAAATGCTACCAACCGAAGCGTCTCGCGGCACATtggacaatttttctcgtgaaacgAGTCTTCCgtagatttgaagatcgaagtctcccctttacgatgactagactgcggattttatgcatttatgacaaaaatgggtaaccacaatttaaagcagtggacatattttaaaaattttaaggaTATCAGGGTGTTCGTTTCAGCGTAATAAActaattaaccagttagctgttgcgacctctttgaaaaatgtataacctaagttgcgtcgcaaaacttaaccgctgtttgaattatagctgttttgacgagtatactcgtcatgacacaaaatattgccatttcttcatgacgagtatactcgtcaaacacggTTAACtgtttaaaagaagaaaaaattttttctttcgcttctgtgtcttgcaatcaatgcaagcATTttgtattctgcataaagatccgcagtctaacgatgaCACGAAGAAAAATTGATGCCCGATTTTCCGAAGACGTTTCGCCAAGGTTTTagccctttgcgctcgaagctattttaactccaaaacgaagcatttcttccgacaatttactcgtacaatactgaaacgtCTAGTAATTgattaagtacaaacaaatttaataatgtgaaaaatattttgaacaatgatgcagtcgccattcgagtgccaaggtttaaaacaaaaaaaaaaaaaaaagaccaaCCGAAAGAAGCAAGTTCGCGGGGACACAAGGGAGCACCACGAATAAAGAAAGTTATAATTTTATAGGGGTTTAGATGTCGTCGAATTCCTAAATGTTTAAAGACACGCCACGAGAAGTGTAAAATCCTCGGGGAATTATGACACCGTATAATTTGCCCGAACGTAACTGCGTTGCATGCGGGTTTAACAAGACAACGCGAACCGCGCGTACTGCCCTACGAAATCTCGTTTGTATTTATCACTGCGAGATGTACAAAGTCGCATAATCATCACTGCGAGATGTACAAAGTCTTAGTATGCAGGTAGCATAAACGGTCCGCTTTCGGTCGTGTAGACGGACATCGTTATAATTTTCTTTGAACGACAGCAGCTCGTAAACACGGTCGCACGATACTGTGTCGGCCGCGTTTTAACGCTGCCGGTTTTAATAAGCCTATATCTTAAGACGAGAAAGTTTATCTCTCGCGCGTAATCGCCTACGGGacaattgtttataacattttaatacGACGGGCTTTCGCGCGCCCGCGTTGCCACGTACCTATTCAAATTATGTGAACAGCAGCTGTCAGCATCCTACGGGCGGAATTACGACTACCTGCAacagaaaacgaaaaaaatcaCCTTGCATTATTTCGAAGATGGAACGTCCGCCGCGTGGTTGTTTCGAAGAAAGAACCCGATTAACGCAAACGAATAATTAACCAGTGAAACGAGAAATGCCGATTTCGGGCAATTTAACGTAATCATATGCGAAGGGCTCGGGAGGCCAATCAGCGTGAATTTTTTCTTAGAATGACACATACCGAGAGACAATTTTGATTGCGAACACAAAATTGCTCGGCAAGTCACGTTTTTGCTTTTGTTGTTTTAAAAACAATAATTGCACGCGTGTATTTACAATCTGTGGACTGGCGAATTTTACCACATGCGAACCCGCAGAAACGGTTAAAGAATGTGAATGTCACATCGTTTTTAGCTCATTAAAGTgattaagggaagaaataaattGCGTGGCTCGTGATCCTTGCGACCGATGCAATTTTATAAcaattaactttttattatgcATAGTGGTTCAGATGTTATTCTAATACAATTTTGGTGACGTTCAGTGGTTGCTCGCGTATAGGCACTGTGGAACTGCAGCAAACCTTATTTTCACTTGGTATTATTGAtaacatttaatataataaagagatacaaaaatttttgtatgGAACTGTGCGCTTCACAGTTGAAATTTTCTGAAGCAACACCCACACTAATTTTAGCCACGAGCCGCCATTGGTAACGTTCCATTTAAAACACAGTTAGATTTTAATTCAATTATAcgagttaaccccttgcactactattttgtgattatactattcatcgttcagaatttcttgGGAAAAAAatgatagtttatatttattgtttgcctatgttttctccaaaggatatatatatatatatatatttattaactacaacaaaatagtattttatttcggtttaaagaaaattaataacatacatatcgggttgttcggaaagtaatttcgctgggcaaaatagtatttgaaatagaaaatagtaaatagtttattttatttttaaagcatgccTATAATCatgcgaataaattattttatttatgagaaaaagttttcgaaatactatttaagaataatattttatttttaaaatattgaaaatagtgaaGCTTATTTTGTAGAACTGTGTAAAACAGTATatcaaatagttgatagtaacttatacttttctgatgTTTTGTTGCGTGCAATGTTattacgacattgtcgtctgtttatcaacgtgttacatgcaaatattcgtaattaagctacaaataatactttgttaactattacagtttcttatgttaaaaattataatttataatatcaaCCATTTGCTCAACttgttttcattgtaaggaaatatttgaaatacaacagtaaaataatttattttatgtatctggttatcgaaataaaaatattttatttgccgaaatttttcgttctatttaaagtagtattttgTTTGAACCACGTTAAACTATACTATttataatagtattttaaatattttttctcggaattttgcccaggtctgcTCGAACTTCTGTCAGAAATGAATTTCACTCTTATTCGTTTATCTTCGTCGTTGTCGCGATTAATGCTGAACGTCtcgggagaggggggggggggtaaaataCGACAGAGGTTCTGCGAAACGGCGTACGGCTGACGAAGAATTTATAATGGAGTAATTCGCGACCGAGTTGATTGAAACTAAGCGCGTACATGGACGGATTCGATTTCGAGTTGTAAGGAAGTCCGAGGAATGGAGACGGATAACGCGTTAACTGgtcaattaaaatatctcctgcGCTTTAATGGCCCCGGTACGGTCGATATGTGCGTGCGATACTCACGCCGATTCTCATTATCGATCGATCAAAAGCGGGTCCCCCGGGTAATAAAAGAGCGGTGCCGACTTCTGTGCCACGCACCTAACTggctgtgcgcgcgcgcgcaccacGCTTATATAAAACCTGGAGAAACGTTCCGCGCTGGATACGCTGGTTCCAGGGAAATTTTTACAGGGGAAAAAAGTGTGACGACTTTTTAACCGAAACAGCTCGGCCGTTTAATCGGTAATGAATCAAGCGATCGGCGATCGGCTTGTAAACGCGACGCGATTAAAAAACCGTCGCTCTCTTTATCCGCTGCCGAGGGAAACATCTGGCCggtgtttcaataatattatcAATCTGGATGCACCGGAGGATCGCCTCATTCGCGAAGATTAATTGAATTTATGCTCGTTCatttatcaaaaataatttcgtaCTTCGGGTCCCTTTCAATAATTCAGCCCCGCGCTGCGATGAAAGTAACGAGCAGCAAGTTTTTCaatcattattttttaacgacCTCAcggtgaaatttttttaataataagttGTTTTCCATTCGCTTGGCAGGCTCGCATTGTGCCGGGAATATGTTCTGATGGTGGACATGAGATTTTCATTTAGTGTTACAGGTTGACGCTGCTCAAATCGAACGTTGTTGTAATATTCAATTGTTTTTCATTTAGTTTGGTTTAGAATGGAGAGTTAGCATTTTGGAAAAATCGTGTACGGCGGATGGCAGAGCAGGGAATCACGGATGATATTGCATCGCATTGaattcattgaaattattaacattGAACCTACCGCcaccggtcaaaatggccggttccaggtcttttattttacgattattaaaattagaaagataccttcgtgggaaatgattaaataaatatattcagtAGAGCATgcattataatacgaaccgcacaaattCCAAATatattcaatctcgtcatttttggAAGACAAGTTTCAGTTACTTTTTCACGTGTATcgtaattaacactaaacctaccacggtcaaaatgaccggttttatattttagaattactgaaactataaaaattcacttacggaaaatagtggaatttccttgtccaagcatttattgtattgaaaattagGGACCATCTGAATAAATTTaggattgccatttttataaggcaatatttaccagatactgttaatgcttggtaggtttagcgttaaagcaGACAATTCTGATTGCGCCTAAAAATCCGCGGACAAGTGTCTTCGAAAATTGCCATCGTCCCGACAGAACGCGTTCAACGCTTAATAATTCTGTTAATTAAGGGCGCGCCTTTCTTGCATTTCACGCATATAACAGAAGTAACAAGAGCACTTATCACGCTGCGTGTCGCACGCTGTATTTTCACGTCCATGATACCTGACTGACTACATAAATGTTTTATAAGTTGCGTGCCGTCGGCGTAAGCGGACCACACGCAACAGACTGCATTGAGAAGCAAGATGCGGGaaccaaaagaaaaaagaaaataaaagaaaattcgtCGTTGATTGCGTTTTGATTGAACAATGTCGTTCGCTGGGCGTAGCGTGCGTACGTTGTACATTGGCGCTCCGTTCATGCACTAGagaattattgtaaaataatcCGCGTGCCTATTCGCTTTACGTGTGTGCACGAAACCGTAATGATGCAGCAACTTGTTAGTCCAAAAACTTCGTATTACAATATACCGATATTATACAAGTTATATCGAAACACGTGTTGCACATTATGCCAGTGCATAGGAAATATCAGGTTTTTCagactgaaaataaaaaatttaatttaactgtGCAATAATGTGGTACTTTTTATTACATAGTAATGGGGAAAGTATCTTTCAGCAGTAaatttcaacactaaacctaccgacacttcttgtatacctgttcctaccgtgcgtggccaaaatgaccggttcttaaacaatattattgttaatataattaaacgtagataatagtcaatttgttgctgaatgaattagtagacggACAACTTCCATagaatgacgatacaaatttatttttacataattgcaattatatagaaatactgcgatgctctctccttaatttacaaaattgtactatgTCGTCC encodes:
- the LOC143358808 gene encoding tubulin monoglutamylase TTLL4 isoform X1 yields the protein MQIREKEQREPEEDGENDESQEAGVRGNSANDHGERDTGQEQAREKRSLVPAYAQHELRTVTHGACAAHARTRIRETSASEARGKVLLEQERSDLDFERQQRTESLVSRRCYRLFGMDVIAYNHHEIASIGNSIDGGEVEAQYEDEVDDILPYIEIDRAHLTIDQLTAATGDKSPFRRSLFPNVPPYIVFQSFDYKGPTAPYEVTRHLRWHLSTITPLIVRRTLVNSGFRLTKKSQKWCGTWGKHMKSVCFKTLKESQKINHFPGTFQIGRKDRLWRNLSWMMMKHGIREFGFVPRTFVLPQDLYCFRQVWKKLGSQKEKWIVKPPASARGTGIKVVHRWSQIPKKRAVVVQQYLSRPKLISGAKFDLRLYVLVTSFNPLRIYLYPDGLVRFASVKYNDDINYLSDRFMHLTNYSINKTSATYTSNDCVDSCSGHKWTLRTLWSYLEKEHVNVAKLWESMKDIVVKTMIAVESPITTLTRTNTTSRYCCYELFGFDILLDENLTPWLLEVNISPSLQSSSPLDMAVKGPLIKNVFNIVGYQLPNNLSPEDVEKIAQKYQLDFVCQDFRLHRVTLSYHERTKQSMYANLRNRDDYIDDIIDILTPDDVRHLIAYEDELTQLDKFEKIFPTVDSHEYLQYFDVPRYYNMLFDAWEMKYSENREKGIARLQKLCEAKYHLAQQIKGLPQ
- the LOC143358808 gene encoding tubulin monoglutamylase TTLL4 isoform X2, which produces MDVIAYNHHEIASIGNSIDGGEVEAQYEDEVDDILPYIEIDRAHLTIDQLTAATGDKSPFRRSLFPNVPPYIVFQSFDYKGPTAPYEVTRHLRWHLSTITPLIVRRTLVNSGFRLTKKSQKWCGTWGKHMKSVCFKTLKESQKINHFPGTFQIGRKDRLWRNLSWMMMKHGIREFGFVPRTFVLPQDLYCFRQVWKKLGSQKEKWIVKPPASARGTGIKVVHRWSQIPKKRAVVVQQYLSRPKLISGAKFDLRLYVLVTSFNPLRIYLYPDGLVRFASVKYNDDINYLSDRFMHLTNYSINKTSATYTSNDCVDSCSGHKWTLRTLWSYLEKEHVNVAKLWESMKDIVVKTMIAVESPITTLTRTNTTSRYCCYELFGFDILLDENLTPWLLEVNISPSLQSSSPLDMAVKGPLIKNVFNIVGYQLPNNLSPEDVEKIAQKYQLDFVCQDFRLHRVTLSYHERTKQSMYANLRNRDDYIDDIIDILTPDDVRHLIAYEDELTQLDKFEKIFPTVDSHEYLQYFDVPRYYNMLFDAWEMKYSENREKGIARLQKLCEAKYHLAQQIKGLPQ